In Ignavibacteriota bacterium, a single window of DNA contains:
- a CDS encoding cytochrome c encodes MNCPLCHGEYAEGTERAPKLRELGRNFSREQLVEYLSDPDAYIARDSRLTAQQTSYPAGMPAFRHLGTERLGLLADYLLTLK; translated from the coding sequence TTGAACTGCCCCCTTTGTCATGGCGAATATGCGGAGGGCACGGAGCGGGCGCCAAAACTTCGTGAACTCGGAAGAAATTTTTCTCGCGAGCAACTTGTTGAGTACCTGAGCGATCCCGATGCGTACATCGCAAGAGATTCGCGGTTGACCGCGCAGCAGACGTCCTATCCAGCCGGGATGCCCGCCTTCAGACATCTCGGCACCGAACGGTTGGGGCTGCTGGCCGACTACCTGCTCACACTGAAGTAA